One window of the Allorhizobium ampelinum S4 genome contains the following:
- a CDS encoding head-tail connector protein, whose translation MIVTVAQIKEQLNIVAEDGSDDAFLGRKLAAAQDHIERGLGFKIEAAYGGEGQDPIPPSLIEAVCQLAAHWYENREASVVGMGVNTMPFSVQDIIREYRNWSF comes from the coding sequence ATGATTGTCACCGTTGCGCAAATCAAAGAGCAATTGAACATCGTCGCGGAAGATGGATCGGACGATGCATTTCTAGGTCGCAAACTGGCGGCGGCCCAAGACCATATTGAACGCGGTCTCGGCTTCAAGATTGAAGCAGCCTATGGCGGGGAGGGGCAAGACCCTATCCCGCCTTCGCTCATTGAGGCCGTCTGCCAGCTTGCCGCCCATTGGTATGAGAACCGCGAGGCGTCCGTGGTGGGCATGGGCGTCAACACCATGCCCTTCAGTGTGCAGGACATTATCCGCGAATACCGCAATTGGAGCTTCTGA
- a CDS encoding HK97-gp10 family putative phage morphogenesis protein, with product MANDGGISRLQQRMNAIPKAVRDGVKPAMEKAAGDIVDLARALVPEDEGKLKNSIGWTWGTAPAGSMVLAQSVSGELTITIYAGDDEAYYARWVEFGTQAGVFNQRVSERGAGIHQSKSKGRKSYRTHPGTAAQPFFFPAYRLGKKRAANLIKRAIVKSVRENWGEGPMSLETALQVALRGRLIATAAVTSLVPAVNIVDRTSAPPLDPSIVLGEVQVVDEGSSLKRDRLRVYSTIHVWKREESLSGIRAIGWAIRSAVRPGRLDLGPDFQCGDCFISSTRHLRDPDGATAHGIVTVETLVKVLS from the coding sequence ATGGCAAATGACGGCGGCATTTCCAGACTGCAACAGCGCATGAACGCCATTCCCAAGGCGGTGCGCGACGGTGTGAAGCCCGCCATGGAAAAGGCAGCGGGCGATATTGTCGATCTGGCAAGGGCGCTTGTCCCGGAAGATGAGGGCAAGCTGAAAAACTCTATCGGCTGGACATGGGGAACGGCCCCGGCTGGTAGCATGGTGTTGGCGCAAAGCGTCAGTGGCGAGCTGACAATTACAATCTATGCCGGGGATGATGAAGCGTATTACGCCCGCTGGGTGGAATTCGGCACACAAGCCGGCGTCTTTAACCAGCGGGTTTCCGAACGCGGAGCGGGTATCCATCAAAGCAAATCGAAGGGGCGCAAGAGCTACCGCACACATCCCGGCACGGCTGCGCAACCATTCTTCTTTCCGGCCTATCGCCTCGGCAAGAAGCGCGCCGCGAACCTGATCAAGCGGGCGATTGTCAAATCCGTTCGCGAAAACTGGGGGGAAGGGCCAATGAGCTTGGAAACAGCGCTACAGGTTGCCTTGCGGGGAAGGCTGATCGCCACGGCGGCAGTAACCTCGCTTGTCCCGGCTGTAAACATTGTCGATCGCACAAGCGCGCCGCCGCTTGATCCATCTATTGTGCTGGGCGAGGTCCAGGTTGTCGATGAAGGTAGCAGCCTGAAGCGAGACCGCTTGCGGGTGTATTCGACCATCCATGTGTGGAAACGCGAAGAAAGTCTGAGTGGTATCCGCGCCATTGGCTGGGCGATCCGCTCTGCGGTTCGTCCTGGTCGCCTGGATCTTGGCCCGGATTTTCAATGCGGTGACTGCTTCATTTCCTCGACACGCCATTTGCGCGACCCGGACGGGGCAACGGCGCATGGCATCGTCACGGTTGAAACGCTGGTGAAGGTGCTGTCATGA
- a CDS encoding phage head closure protein: MRSGKLDALITLQVATNATQPDGAVISEWSDFAKVRAEIIESGTERFFRAYGATDEDLTVFRIRYVPGLLMAHRILFNEKRFRIEHLTEIRRKRGWEIRAVSI; encoded by the coding sequence ATGAGGTCTGGAAAACTCGATGCCCTGATCACATTGCAGGTCGCGACCAATGCAACGCAGCCTGACGGCGCAGTGATTTCCGAATGGTCCGACTTTGCCAAGGTCCGGGCCGAGATCATCGAATCAGGAACGGAACGGTTCTTCCGCGCTTACGGCGCCACGGATGAAGACTTGACGGTGTTCCGCATCCGCTATGTCCCGGGTCTCCTGATGGCGCATCGTATTCTGTTCAATGAAAAACGTTTCCGCATTGAACATTTAACCGAGATCCGCCGCAAGCGCGGCTGGGAAATCAGGGCGGTGTCGATATGA
- a CDS encoding phage terminase small subunit P27 family: MSTRGRKADLRVIEGGGMEQVPDGVPSHIPDEMRSEWLAVANDLKQRRMLTEAMFGSVDAYVMAMFNVRKAQEAIDKHGLLIDSGKGILKQNPAVSLLGKAQSAILRLSAELGLTPASRSRSKMKGGDDDDVPGQKDMFDDVMDF, from the coding sequence ATGAGCACACGCGGACGAAAAGCAGATTTGCGGGTCATTGAGGGCGGCGGCATGGAGCAAGTCCCGGATGGTGTCCCGTCGCATATCCCGGACGAAATGCGATCCGAATGGTTGGCTGTCGCCAATGATTTGAAGCAGCGGCGCATGCTGACAGAAGCGATGTTTGGCAGCGTTGATGCTTATGTCATGGCCATGTTCAACGTCCGCAAGGCGCAAGAGGCCATCGATAAGCATGGCCTGCTGATCGACAGCGGCAAGGGCATTCTCAAGCAAAACCCAGCGGTCAGCCTGCTGGGCAAAGCGCAATCGGCAATCCTTCGCCTGTCGGCAGAACTGGGCCTGACGCCCGCCTCACGCTCCCGCTCGAAAATGAAGGGCGGCGACGACGACGACGTTCCTGGACAAAAGGACATGTTCGATGACGTCATGGATTTTTGA
- a CDS encoding terminase large subunit codes for MTSWIFDDSPIDDPFGYGERAVKFLRLLKHPKSTMPGKAFQLDPWQERIVRRIYGPRHPNGRRIVRTVAMLLPRGNRKTSLGAALALLHTIGPENLPGGECMVAASDRSQARIAYQEAYNIIGAEPRMDGRLHLTDSKNRIRNPKTGAFFEAISADARTAHGHTPVFALVDELHAWPKRDLWEAIRSGLVKVAGSLLMVISTAGRGQENVAWEFYDYARKVQRGEIIDESWLPILFETPRDADWQDETVWYASNPGLAFGYPDIAGMRQLARESAEIPAEREAFKQLNLNIWLDHSLDPFVDMMVYDEGAYPVDLDDLEGKPCWLGVDLSSNNDLTAVVACWGDSESGYAVHPWFFCPADNLRARTDRDKVPYVAWAEEEHIIPTPGNVVDYRSVEDHIRELCARFDVREIAFDPHMARNIMNNLLDDGLPAVEMRQGWVTMAPAVKELERAILGRRFRHGGHPVLRWNFDNISVHTDTAGNRSFHKGKSKDRIDGAVAAAMAVARCAAGDSNVSSYDHFEGNLEEWSYA; via the coding sequence ATGACGTCATGGATTTTTGACGATAGCCCGATTGACGATCCGTTCGGTTATGGCGAGCGGGCGGTGAAATTCCTGCGGCTTTTGAAGCATCCAAAATCGACAATGCCTGGAAAGGCGTTCCAGCTTGATCCATGGCAGGAACGTATTGTGCGTCGGATCTACGGCCCGCGTCATCCTAATGGTCGCCGGATCGTGCGCACGGTCGCCATGCTGCTGCCACGCGGCAACCGCAAAACCTCGCTGGGCGCGGCACTGGCTCTTCTCCATACCATCGGCCCGGAAAATCTGCCCGGTGGCGAATGCATGGTTGCGGCCTCGGATAGATCGCAGGCCCGGATTGCCTATCAGGAAGCCTATAACATCATCGGGGCGGAACCTCGGATGGATGGTCGGCTTCACCTGACGGACTCGAAGAACCGCATCCGCAATCCCAAGACCGGCGCATTCTTTGAAGCCATCAGCGCCGACGCCAGAACGGCCCATGGTCATACACCTGTCTTCGCCCTGGTGGACGAATTGCACGCCTGGCCGAAACGCGACCTGTGGGAGGCCATCCGCTCCGGGCTTGTGAAGGTTGCCGGTTCGCTGCTGATGGTAATCAGCACGGCGGGCCGTGGCCAAGAGAATGTTGCATGGGAGTTTTATGACTATGCCCGCAAAGTCCAGCGCGGCGAGATCATTGATGAAAGCTGGCTGCCGATCTTGTTTGAAACGCCCCGCGATGCGGACTGGCAGGATGAAACCGTCTGGTACGCTTCCAATCCGGGCTTGGCCTTTGGGTATCCCGACATAGCGGGCATGCGCCAACTGGCGCGAGAATCCGCCGAAATCCCGGCAGAGCGGGAAGCGTTCAAGCAGCTCAACCTCAATATCTGGCTTGATCATTCCCTCGATCCGTTCGTGGATATGATGGTCTACGATGAAGGTGCCTATCCCGTTGACCTTGATGACCTTGAGGGCAAGCCCTGCTGGCTTGGCGTTGACCTGTCATCCAACAATGACCTGACAGCGGTTGTCGCTTGCTGGGGCGACAGCGAAAGCGGCTATGCCGTCCACCCCTGGTTCTTCTGCCCTGCGGATAACCTTCGCGCCCGCACGGATCGCGACAAGGTGCCTTATGTGGCATGGGCGGAAGAGGAACATATCATTCCGACACCCGGCAATGTGGTGGATTACCGTTCGGTTGAGGATCATATCCGCGAATTGTGCGCCCGCTTTGATGTGCGCGAAATCGCCTTCGATCCGCACATGGCCCGCAACATCATGAACAACCTGCTGGACGATGGCCTGCCAGCCGTGGAAATGCGGCAAGGCTGGGTGACGATGGCTCCGGCTGTGAAAGAGTTGGAACGGGCCATTCTTGGCCGTCGCTTCCGCCATGGCGGCCACCCCGTCTTGCGGTGGAATTTCGATAACATCTCGGTTCACACCGACACGGCGGGCAATCGTTCGTTTCACAAGGGCAAGAGCAAAGACCGGATCGACGGCGCTGTGGCGGCTGCCATGGCCGTGGCCCGGTGTGCGGCCGGTGACAGCAACGTTTCCAGCTACGACCATTTCGAAGGCAATCTTGAAGAGTGGAGCTACGCATAA
- a CDS encoding methyl-accepting chemotaxis protein encodes MADDEERLVVLLEARIKDLERNMAKASGTTAKRFREMSLSSKSATKQMEQDAIRSTTRINQAMATVGTKIGAVGKAFAGGIAGGIAGLGVAGAVTAVREITSSLAEMNAEALRAGLSTQAFQELKYVADQNKVSVDALTDGMKELSLRADEFIITGKGSGAEAFQRLGYSAQELKEKIKDPVALFTEIIGKLGELDNAAQIRISDELFGGTGGEQFVQLIGRGEQGIRDQIKAANDLGIVIDDSVIKKAVEVDAKFNMIAATIGGNLKSAVVEAFEYLVSFVDSYRDFQNQTDATLEQRIAELGQKRLDLETKILETQDRQRQGMEKLSSVAKDLGFEDSKNSIVAGDTGQIEEYRRQLAAVAEEERQIVEERARRPTISTPTQPTGSYSGGQTVPSSSSSSKKTSSPDEYQRATESLREHIAVMQAEQEAQAGLNPLIDDYGFAVEKAAAQQDLLNAAKEAGIKITPELSSEVDKLSTAYANSVVQAKKLGDTQDEIRQRAEEANQFNKSFTRGIVDGFIEGKNAADVFSDALKKIGDRLLDMVFNDLFASPTQGGSGGGISGIISGFGKLLGFDSGGYTGPGGKHEPAGIVHKGEVVFSQADVRRFGGVGRVEALRRGFGYADGGPVAVTPAPMVNRSSGGASTSATPIQITFSPVIDNRGASVEAVARNEQALAKFQKTLPAQIIATIRDARARGMKV; translated from the coding sequence ATGGCTGATGATGAAGAACGGCTTGTGGTGCTTCTCGAGGCGCGGATTAAAGACCTTGAGCGCAATATGGCGAAAGCCTCCGGGACCACAGCGAAGCGCTTCCGGGAAATGTCACTCTCTTCCAAATCTGCGACAAAGCAGATGGAACAGGACGCGATCCGCTCCACAACACGGATCAATCAGGCCATGGCGACGGTCGGCACGAAGATCGGCGCGGTTGGCAAGGCTTTTGCTGGTGGAATTGCCGGTGGCATCGCTGGGCTTGGGGTGGCGGGTGCGGTCACGGCAGTACGTGAAATTACGTCCAGCCTTGCCGAGATGAACGCGGAAGCGCTCCGGGCGGGTCTCAGCACCCAGGCGTTCCAAGAGCTGAAATATGTCGCGGATCAAAACAAGGTCAGCGTTGACGCCCTGACGGACGGCATGAAGGAATTGAGCCTGCGGGCCGATGAATTCATCATTACCGGCAAAGGCTCCGGGGCGGAGGCCTTCCAGCGCCTCGGCTATTCTGCGCAGGAGCTGAAGGAAAAAATCAAAGATCCGGTCGCACTGTTTACCGAAATCATCGGCAAGTTGGGCGAATTGGACAATGCTGCGCAAATCCGCATATCGGACGAACTGTTCGGCGGTACGGGCGGCGAACAGTTTGTGCAGCTCATCGGGCGCGGTGAACAAGGCATCCGCGACCAGATCAAAGCCGCGAATGATCTGGGCATCGTCATTGACGATAGCGTCATCAAAAAAGCGGTTGAGGTCGATGCCAAGTTCAACATGATCGCGGCCACCATCGGCGGCAACCTGAAATCGGCAGTGGTTGAAGCGTTCGAATATCTCGTGAGTTTTGTTGACAGCTATCGCGATTTCCAAAACCAGACGGACGCGACCCTTGAACAACGGATTGCCGAGCTGGGGCAAAAGCGGCTGGATCTCGAAACCAAGATCCTAGAGACCCAAGACCGTCAACGCCAGGGCATGGAAAAGCTGTCCTCCGTCGCGAAAGACCTTGGGTTTGAGGATTCGAAGAATTCTATCGTTGCAGGTGATACCGGCCAAATCGAAGAATACCGGCGACAACTGGCGGCGGTGGCAGAAGAGGAACGGCAGATCGTAGAGGAACGCGCCCGCCGTCCGACGATCAGCACCCCCACGCAACCGACCGGAAGTTACAGCGGCGGTCAAACGGTTCCGTCCAGCAGCTCCAGTTCCAAAAAAACCAGCAGCCCCGATGAGTACCAGCGGGCGACGGAATCCCTTCGGGAACACATCGCCGTCATGCAGGCCGAACAGGAAGCGCAAGCCGGGTTGAACCCTCTCATTGACGACTATGGTTTTGCTGTTGAGAAGGCCGCTGCTCAACAGGACTTGCTTAATGCCGCCAAGGAAGCGGGCATCAAGATCACGCCAGAGCTATCCAGCGAGGTTGATAAGCTTTCCACGGCCTACGCCAACTCGGTTGTGCAGGCGAAAAAACTTGGCGATACGCAGGACGAAATCCGCCAACGGGCGGAAGAGGCAAACCAATTCAACAAGAGTTTTACACGCGGCATTGTTGACGGGTTCATTGAGGGCAAGAATGCCGCCGATGTCTTCTCAGATGCCCTGAAAAAGATCGGCGACCGGCTTCTTGATATGGTCTTTAATGATCTGTTCGCCTCGCCAACCCAAGGCGGAAGCGGCGGGGGGATCAGCGGAATCATTAGCGGTTTCGGCAAGTTGCTGGGCTTTGACAGCGGCGGCTATACTGGGCCGGGTGGGAAGCATGAACCGGCTGGCATCGTCCACAAGGGGGAAGTCGTCTTCAGTCAAGCCGATGTCCGCCGCTTTGGTGGTGTGGGCCGGGTGGAAGCCTTGCGGCGCGGCTTCGGTTACGCCGATGGCGGGCCGGTGGCCGTGACGCCTGCGCCCATGGTCAACAGATCGTCTGGCGGTGCCAGTACCAGCGCCACGCCAATCCAGATCACCTTCAGTCCAGTGATTGATAATCGCGGTGCCTCGGTTGAGGCCGTAGCGCGCAACGAACAGGCATTGGCGAAATTCCAGAAAACCTTGCCTGCACAGATCATCGCCACGATCCGGGATGCAAGAGCCAGGGGGATGAAAGTCTAA
- a CDS encoding phage tail assembly chaperone has product MNRFHARLCTELERQLASPGCIPRLPVGSELLWSWFLDLNQTRSFGFSAPNAITYGEIDAYARLTGAPIAPRHVAALLAMDAAYLRFHQKRQSVPDGVKTLPPVSKVPLSAGLIDAMFG; this is encoded by the coding sequence ATGAACCGGTTTCACGCCCGCCTTTGTACCGAGCTGGAAAGGCAACTGGCCTCCCCCGGCTGCATTCCTCGCCTTCCTGTTGGCTCCGAACTCCTCTGGTCCTGGTTCCTGGATCTAAACCAAACGCGGTCCTTTGGCTTTTCCGCCCCCAATGCAATCACCTATGGCGAGATCGATGCTTATGCCCGTCTGACAGGTGCGCCAATCGCTCCCCGTCATGTCGCGGCCCTTCTGGCCATGGATGCCGCCTATCTGCGTTTCCACCAGAAACGCCAGTCCGTCCCGGATGGCGTGAAAACGCTTCCGCCTGTTTCCAAGGTTCCGCTGTCTGCGGGCCTGATCGACGCAATGTTTGGGTGA
- a CDS encoding zinc ribbon domain-containing protein, with the protein MELVVLWIICGAVTAIIATSKGRSGVGWFFVGMLISIFGIILVACLPSVKETETSSATETTRIQPTKSCPDCGETILHVANVCKHCGFRFDGTPQRRPV; encoded by the coding sequence GTGGAACTGGTCGTATTATGGATTATTTGCGGAGCTGTGACCGCAATCATTGCCACATCGAAGGGCCGTAGCGGCGTCGGCTGGTTTTTTGTCGGCATGCTCATCTCCATATTTGGCATTATTCTTGTTGCCTGCCTTCCATCAGTGAAGGAGACGGAAACATCATCTGCCACGGAGACAACCCGCATCCAGCCCACCAAATCATGCCCGGATTGCGGAGAAACCATCCTGCACGTTGCCAATGTCTGCAAACATTGCGGCTTCCGCTTTGATGGAACCCCACAAAGACGCCCTGTCTGA
- a CDS encoding Arc family DNA-binding protein, whose protein sequence is MAKQDDYVRYTIRIPRWIYTLVENSAGEHTRSINAEIIENLTYAHSDEAKRDKDLIDELRHDYFSIRERLDDALQSEKLMIDLAASLEKIRQLNLNNFILSIKQILLLRDNLPKNVADYCDGVLKIYEDEIKNLDPDNEPMKHILEQAKKLDTFTSSNEEAGKVEFKPKNQRKS, encoded by the coding sequence ATGGCAAAGCAAGATGATTATGTACGGTACACAATTAGAATACCCAGGTGGATCTACACTCTTGTGGAGAATTCCGCCGGGGAGCACACGCGGTCAATAAATGCTGAAATAATTGAAAACTTGACGTATGCCCACAGCGATGAGGCGAAAAGAGACAAGGATTTAATTGACGAATTGCGGCATGATTATTTTTCCATCAGAGAAAGACTCGATGACGCCCTTCAGAGCGAAAAGCTTATGATAGATTTAGCTGCATCCCTTGAAAAAATCAGACAGTTAAATCTAAATAATTTCATACTTTCAATAAAGCAAATACTGCTTTTACGCGACAATCTCCCGAAAAATGTCGCTGATTATTGCGATGGGGTTTTGAAAATATATGAAGATGAAATTAAAAATCTTGATCCCGACAACGAACCAATGAAGCATATTTTGGAACAAGCGAAGAAACTCGACACTTTTACTTCTTCCAACGAAGAAGCCGGAAAGGTCGAATTTAAACCCAAGAATCAAAGAAAATCCTAA
- a CDS encoding Arc domain-containing protein, giving the protein MNTSHKQLKINLPEDVKFWLEERARKNLRSQSSEIVMALREKMRSNNENEKADATAS; this is encoded by the coding sequence ATGAATACATCGCATAAACAGCTGAAAATCAATCTGCCTGAAGACGTGAAGTTTTGGCTTGAAGAACGCGCTCGAAAGAACCTGCGGTCTCAGTCGTCTGAGATCGTGATGGCTTTGAGGGAAAAAATGAGAAGCAATAATGAGAATGAAAAAGCCGACGCAACGGCCTCGTAA
- a CDS encoding helix-turn-helix domain-containing protein, giving the protein MSNDNDTLGIKEIASELGCCEQTVRRYHAKGLIPSHQIGGKYSPIKMSRVDLRNFMKKKMRGKR; this is encoded by the coding sequence GTGAGCAATGACAACGACACCCTTGGCATTAAGGAAATCGCCTCTGAGCTTGGATGCTGCGAACAAACCGTGCGCCGCTACCATGCCAAAGGCCTTATCCCGTCCCACCAGATCGGCGGCAAGTACAGCCCCATCAAAATGAGCCGCGTAGACCTGCGCAATTTCATGAAGAAAAAGATGAGGGGGAAGCGGTGA
- a CDS encoding site-specific integrase, with protein sequence MYGSGIVRVKLKGLNKVKKKLADGTPVTYFYAWKGGPPLPGKPGDPEFMAAYNAAISRKVEPQAGTLQSILNAFQVSSDWDDLAPRTKSDYVKLIKVIEKEFGTFPISGLKNRRAKSIFLSWRDERARASRRQADYGWQVLARILSWALGRGLIEANPCEKGGRLYQGSRAEFVWTGDDEANFLASAPPHLHLALILALWTGQRQGDLLALTWPQYDGERIRLKQGKTGARVVIPVGGPLKAMLDPIRQKVGHVLLTLDGTPWTSGGFSSSWRKACAAAGVVGVTFNDLRGTAVTRLALAGCTEAEIATISGHSLRDVRSILDSNYLNRDPELGENAIRKLEGRTKFPN encoded by the coding sequence ATGTATGGGAGCGGGATCGTGCGCGTAAAGCTTAAGGGGCTGAATAAGGTCAAAAAGAAGCTGGCAGACGGAACGCCCGTTACATACTTCTACGCCTGGAAAGGCGGCCCGCCGTTACCAGGAAAGCCGGGTGATCCTGAATTTATGGCCGCATATAATGCGGCCATTTCTCGCAAGGTGGAGCCTCAGGCTGGAACATTGCAATCGATCCTGAATGCATTCCAGGTGAGTTCCGATTGGGATGATTTGGCCCCGCGCACGAAGTCGGACTATGTGAAGCTGATCAAGGTGATCGAAAAAGAGTTCGGTACATTTCCAATTTCCGGCCTCAAGAACAGACGTGCAAAGTCAATCTTTCTCTCATGGCGGGATGAGCGGGCAAGAGCGTCTCGCCGTCAAGCTGATTATGGTTGGCAAGTTCTGGCGCGTATTCTCTCATGGGCGCTTGGTCGCGGTCTCATTGAGGCGAACCCCTGTGAAAAGGGTGGGCGGCTCTATCAGGGTTCGCGGGCCGAATTTGTTTGGACGGGTGACGATGAAGCCAATTTCCTTGCATCTGCACCGCCGCACCTTCATTTGGCGCTAATACTTGCTCTTTGGACTGGGCAAAGGCAGGGCGACCTATTGGCCCTGACGTGGCCGCAATACGATGGTGAGCGGATTCGGCTTAAGCAAGGAAAGACCGGGGCGCGGGTGGTGATACCTGTCGGCGGGCCGCTTAAGGCAATGCTTGACCCGATCCGGCAAAAGGTGGGCCATGTGCTTCTTACGCTTGATGGTACGCCATGGACTTCGGGCGGCTTTTCATCGTCGTGGCGCAAAGCCTGCGCGGCGGCTGGCGTCGTCGGTGTAACGTTCAACGACCTACGAGGAACAGCCGTCACGCGCCTTGCGCTTGCCGGATGCACGGAAGCTGAAATTGCGACTATCAGCGGCCACAGCCTGCGCGACGTTCGCTCAATCCTTGATTCCAACTACCTGAACAGAGACCCAGAGCTTGGCGAAAACGCTATTCGGAAGCTCGAAGGGAGAACAAAGTTTCCCAACTGA
- a CDS encoding Ppx/GppA phosphatase family protein, with product MVDPGNGGFPPENGASTSNRTEGKPSRRGRGKRKGRKSGPPANPVTQDRTALAEPDRRPIQQDQQAAQQAPGRKRKRRRKGRGNTSPGQGQAVPHQGVETQETVAQAERQAEHHHRDQGSAGHAPREAGLSNTQGPNAQGHHTKESHIQGNALAGETGGAAKKSTRKRRKNRGRQNAQVRPLQPGRSVEAKPASASYCPPAVEGQKSVAGSGEAPHGRSRHGHGGHSHGGHAHGGQGHHPHHGQHKGHHSSHGPSDDHPADFYAALDLGTNNCRLLIAQPTRPGQFRVVDAFSRIVRLGEGLAATGRLSQEAMDRAIEALKVCASKLHGVELRGKRLIATEACRAAENGEAFLERVRAETGLELEIINRETEARLAVSGCSSLVGRETRSVVLFDIGGGSSEIAVIRIGDNRSSRLANHITHWTSLPVGVVTLSERHGGRDVSPTVFEAMITEVSGMLDQFDCPSVEALGHSAADVDFHLIGTSGTVTTLAGVHLDLPRYDRRRVDGLWLSDDEVSAMQAKLLSWDYQSRAANPCIGPDRADLVLAGCAILEAIRRRWPSSRMRVADRGLREGLLTDMMADDGVWRRNRTRRPPSSRDRVPHL from the coding sequence GTGGTAGACCCTGGCAATGGCGGATTTCCGCCAGAAAACGGGGCGTCAACGTCAAACCGTACCGAGGGCAAGCCCTCGAGGCGCGGTAGGGGCAAGCGGAAAGGCCGGAAATCCGGGCCGCCAGCTAACCCCGTGACGCAAGACCGGACGGCTTTGGCCGAGCCGGATCGACGTCCCATACAACAAGATCAGCAGGCGGCCCAGCAGGCGCCGGGCCGAAAGCGAAAGCGTCGCAGGAAAGGCCGCGGCAACACATCGCCGGGGCAGGGCCAGGCGGTGCCGCATCAGGGCGTGGAAACGCAAGAGACAGTGGCTCAGGCTGAACGGCAGGCAGAGCACCATCACCGCGATCAGGGCTCTGCCGGGCATGCGCCTCGCGAGGCAGGTTTATCCAATACTCAAGGGCCTAATGCTCAGGGGCATCATACCAAAGAATCCCATATCCAGGGAAATGCCCTTGCTGGCGAAACTGGTGGTGCGGCCAAAAAATCCACCAGGAAGCGGCGTAAGAACCGGGGCCGGCAGAACGCCCAGGTGCGCCCCTTGCAGCCTGGCCGCAGCGTGGAAGCCAAGCCTGCCTCTGCCAGCTATTGCCCGCCTGCCGTGGAGGGCCAGAAGTCGGTTGCCGGCTCAGGTGAGGCACCACATGGCCGCAGCCGCCATGGCCATGGCGGACATTCCCATGGTGGACATGCTCATGGTGGACAGGGCCATCACCCACATCACGGACAGCATAAAGGGCATCATTCCAGCCATGGGCCTTCCGACGACCATCCCGCCGATTTCTACGCGGCGCTTGATCTCGGCACCAATAATTGCCGCTTGTTGATTGCTCAGCCGACCCGGCCCGGCCAATTCCGGGTGGTGGATGCCTTTTCGCGCATCGTGCGTCTGGGCGAGGGGCTGGCTGCGACGGGGCGGCTCTCGCAGGAGGCGATGGACCGCGCCATTGAGGCGCTGAAGGTCTGCGCCTCCAAACTGCATGGTGTGGAACTGCGCGGCAAACGGCTGATCGCCACAGAGGCCTGCCGGGCCGCGGAGAATGGCGAAGCCTTTCTGGAGCGGGTGCGGGCGGAGACCGGGCTTGAGCTGGAAATCATCAACCGCGAGACGGAAGCGCGGCTGGCGGTGTCCGGTTGCTCCTCGCTGGTTGGACGCGAAACCCGTTCGGTCGTGCTATTTGATATCGGCGGCGGGTCCTCGGAAATCGCGGTGATTCGCATCGGCGACAACCGTTCCAGCCGTCTGGCCAATCACATCACCCATTGGACCTCGCTGCCGGTCGGGGTCGTCACCCTGTCGGAGCGCCATGGCGGTCGCGATGTCTCGCCCACGGTCTTTGAAGCGATGATTACCGAAGTGTCGGGCATGCTCGATCAATTCGATTGCCCCTCGGTCGAGGCGCTTGGTCATTCTGCCGCCGATGTCGATTTCCACCTGATCGGCACGTCCGGCACGGTGACGACATTGGCTGGCGTACATCTCGATCTGCCGCGCTATGATCGCCGCCGGGTGGATGGGTTATGGTTGAGCGATGACGAGGTCTCGGCCATGCAGGCCAAGTTGCTGTCCTGGGATTACCAGAGCCGTGCCGCCAATCCCTGTATCGGCCCGGACCGGGCGGATCTGGTTCTCGCTGGCTGCGCCATTCTGGAAGCGATCCGTAGACGTTGGCCCTCCAGCCGCATGCGGGTGGCGGACCGGGGTTTGAGAGAAGGGCTGTTGACGGACATGATGGCCGATGATGGTGTCTGGCGACGCAATCGCACCCGTCGTCCGCCGAGCAGCCGGGATCGTGTCCCGCATTTGTGA